The segment GGTGACCTCCTGCAGGAAGAGGATGCGGGTGCTCTCCCTCAGGTCCCGGAGGACGTTCACGGTGACACCTTCGCTGCTCCGCATGGTCGCCAACATACTTAAGTAGTCAAGTCCATCGTAATCATCTCAAGTGAACTTGAAGAGGCGCGTCAAGTGCGGTTGTCCCCGGTCCTTGCGGTTCTGCTCGTCGCCGTGTGCGCGGGCGCCCCCGCCGCGAGTCTCTCGGTCCGCGCCGCCCCGGGCACGCCCATCGGCGCACGTTTCCTCTTTGACTTCGGGGACGGGACCTACGCGTGGTCGAACGCCACGATCGCGCGTCCCGACGCCTCGAACGCGTCCTGGAACGCCACCCGGGACGCGGCCACGCAGGCCGGTGTCGCCGTCGCATGGGGGTGGTCGCCCTCCTTCGGGATCTACATCGTGGGGCTCGGGTCCGCCCCCGGCCTCGTCGGGCTGTACCTCTGGAACCGCACGACGACGGAATGGGATGAGCTCCTCGTGGGCATCTCGAGTCTCGTCCTCCGCGACGGCGATGTCCTCGCGATCTCCCAGGTGGGCTTTGATCCCGTAACCTACGCGCCGCTGTATCCCGTCCCCACGCCTCTCAGCCCGTACCCTGTGCAAGAATTCCGGGGGGATCTCGCGAACACAGGCGCTTCCGCGAGCCGTGCGCCAGGTAGCCTCGCGGTTCGGTGGGACCGGGACCTCCATCTCCGGGAAATCGCCTCGAGCCCTGCGGTAGCCTTCGGGCGCGTGTACATCCTCACCATGGACGGGCTCTTCGCGATCAACGAAGCGACCGGTGGCGTCGCGTGGTCCAACCCGTCCATTCGCGGGCTCTCCACCCCCGCGGTCTTCAACGGGACGCTGCTCCTGGGAGGCTCGGACGGACGCCTCCACGCGGTCGACGCGTCGAGCGGGGCCGATCTCTGGAACGTGACCCTGGTCGAACACCCCCAGTTCAGCGGCATCACGTCATCGCCGAAGCTCTGGCTCGGCACT is part of the Thermoplasmata archaeon genome and harbors:
- a CDS encoding PQQ-binding-like beta-propeller repeat protein produces the protein MRLSPVLAVLLVAVCAGAPAASLSVRAAPGTPIGARFLFDFGDGTYAWSNATIARPDASNASWNATRDAATQAGVAVAWGWSPSFGIYIVGLGSAPGLVGLYLWNRTTTEWDELLVGISSLVLRDGDVLAISQVGFDPVTYAPLYPVPTPLSPYPVQEFRGDLANTGASASRAPGSLAVRWDRDLHLREIASSPAVAFGRVYILTMDGLFAINEATGGVAWSNPSIRGLSTPAVFNGTLLLGGSDGRLHAVDASSGADLWNVTLVEHPQFSGITSSPKLWLGTAYVGTFNETGGPGEVVALWATNGTIRWRHTAFGSVSFSSPALSNGFLLVGVIGRYNTTTQVTYDPPYGLLSLDATTGSPRWFYRTNASVAASPLVTGSEVVVPAKNGFVYALNATTMALLWKANVAAGVSSPALVGSRIVVGGGSLGTGGRVTALDLATGSVVWSFIPNGPVQTSVAAADGKVFFATNVANGTVYALNGSTGGLLWSYTPSPAQYIFGSPVVADGYLLAPSDNGHLYAFQEAAPVAPSGLPWVPITFAVLVVVVALVLTLWIVRRRRHAP